Genomic DNA from Geovibrio ferrireducens:
CACCATAAAAGGATATTCACCCTGAGAGGCAGTGTTCCCGCCCACAATAAAAGGCGCATCCAGAGCATGTGCACTCAGCGGAATGACAACCGCTGCAAAGAAAACTATTAGGATTTTTTTCATTAGACTATTCTCCGTAAAAACTATTTTAACACACTTTTATCCGCGAGGCGCACCGATTCGCCAAAAACCGCCTTTCTGAATTCCCTCAAGTCCGGGTAGCGTCCCTTTTTATCAAGCCCCTTCATCTGCCTGTTGGTGAGGATGATCACACTCAAACCCTTTTCAGGCACACTGACGGCTGATGTTCCCGTAAAACCGAGATGCCCGAATGTCCCATTGGTGATTCCCTCCGCATGGAGAGACTGCACTGTCATGGCAAAGCCCATCCCCTGCCCGGCTTCATCTTTCAGCATAAAACGCCTTACAGTTTCCGGCTTAATGTGTTTTCCGTCAGTGATCATTTCAGTGAGTGCCGCCAAGTCCTCAGCACTGCTGAAAAGCCCGGCATGCCCGGCAGCACCGCCGAAAACCATCCGCGCGTTGCCGTCATTCACTGCCCCTTTCAGAACCTCTTCCCTAAACCTTTTCCGGCATGCGCCATCCTTAATCATTGCTGCCTCAAAACCGCCGTACAGAGTGGGCATAACACCTGAAACATCAGCAGGTTTAAACCCTGCGGTTTTCAGCCCCATGGGTTTATAAAACTGCTCATTAACAAATTCATCCAGCGACATGCCGCTTACCTGCTCCGCTATCATCCCCAGTATCATGAATCCGAGGTCGCTATAGATTCTCTCTGATCCCGGCGGATATTGAAGAGGCATATTCAGCAGGTAATCCTTCGGCTTCTCCGCACAGTACAGCGGTTCCCACGCAGGCAGCCCTGCCCTGTGACGCAGAAGGTGCTCCACCGTGACTCCGGCTTTCTCCCCTTCCCTGAACTGCGGGAAAAATCTGCCGACTTTATCAGAAGGGTCAATAAGACCCAAGTCAGTGAGCCTCATAACGGCAAGGGTTGCGGCATATACCTTAGTGAGGGACGCGAGATCAAACACGCTCCCCTCTGCCGCAGTTCCGTACGCGCCGGAATGGAGAACCCGCCCGTTCTGCCTCACAAGAATAACTGCGCCTTCCGTGAGCCCGTCTTTGACAGCCGCTTCACCCAGCCTGTCCAGCTGCTGATCCGCAAAAGCGCTGGCAGCAAACAGGAAAAAAACGATTAAAACCTTAAGCGGCAGAGAGCAGCACCCGCTGCCAAAACTGTTGATATTCATGACGCATATTGTATATTTGTAAGTTGCAATAATCAATCAAGTTACGGAGGTAAATTAAATGGCGCAGGAAACTGTTCAGTTCAAGGCGGAGGTAAGCCGTCTGCTTGACCTTGTGGTAAACTCACTCTATTCCCACAAGGAAATCTTTTTGAGAGAACTGGTTTCGAACGCTTCCGATGCTATCGACAAACTTCGTTATCTTTCTCTTACGGATGCGGGCATGCTGGAAGGGGACGGAAATTTCAGAATCAAGCTGATTTGTGATCCGGAAAACAACACTCTCACAGTGTCCGACAACGGCATAGGCATGACGAAAGAAGAAGCGGTGCAGGCTCTCGGAACCATTGCCCACTCAGGCACAAAGGAATTTCTCAACAGGCTTAAGTCGGAAGATGTGAAAAACAACCCGGAACTCATAGGCCAGTTCGGCGTGGGCTTTTACGCTGCATTCATGGTGGCGGACAAGGTAACTGTGATCACCCGCAGAGCCGGGGAAAAGGATGCAGTGAAGTGGGAATCCGCCGCAGACGGTACATTCACAGTTGAACCCGCGGAAAAATCATCCAGAGGAACGGACATCATCCTTCACCTCAAGGAGGATGCCAAAGAATATCAGGACGAATACCGAATCAGAAGCATCATCAAAAAATATTCAGACTACATCGAATACCCTGTGGTGATGGATGTCACAGAAGAAGAGGAGAAGGACGGCAAAACCGAAACAACTGTTAAGGAAGAAACCCTCAACTCCATGAAGGCCATCTGGCTGAAAGACAAGTCGGAAGTGACGGAAGAGGAGTACGCCGAGTTCTACAAACACATCTCCCACGATTTCACTAATCCGCTGAAAACAATACATTACCGCGCGGAAGGCACGGCGGAGTTCACTGTTCTGCTGTATATACCCGCCAAGGCGCCGTTTGACATTCTGTACAAGGATTTCAAATTCGGCCCCGCGCTTTACGTTAAAAAAGTACAGATAATGGAGCACTGCGAGCAGCTTCTCCCGCTGTATCTGCGTTTCGTAAAAGGTCTGGCTGATTCCAGCGACCTCCCCCTTAATGTTTCAAGGGAGATTCTCCAGAACAATAAGATGATAGACGTGATAAGAAAAAACATCACCAAAAAGGTTCTGGACACCCTTAAAGAGATGAAAGCCAACGAGACGGACAGCTACGCCGTTTTCTACAGGGAGTTCGGCAAAATCCTCAAGGAAGGCCTCCACTACGAATTTACCAAAAAAGAGGAGATAGGCTCTCTTCTCATGTTCCGCTCAAGCAGAACCGAGGAAGGCAAATTCACCGACCTTGAAAGCTACCTTGCGGATATGAAGCCGGATCAGGAGGAGATTTACTACATCACAGGGGGCAATATAGCCGAACTGAAAAAATCCCCCTATCTTGAATCATTCACAGAAAAAGGCATTGAAGTTCTCTTCATGACCGACGAGGTTGACGAAATAGTCATCCCCTCCCTCGGCGAATATAAGGGCAAAAAACTCCGCTCCGTGGTCAAAGGGGACATAAACCTTGATGACAAAGCCAAAACCGAGGAACAGAAAAAGCAACTGGGCGGACTGCTTGACAGCATAAAGGATGCCCTCAAGGAAAAGGTTAAGGACGTTCGCCTCTCCGGAAGGCTGAAAAACACCGTCTGCTGCCTTGTGGGTGATGATAACGACATAGACCCGCACATGGCGCGCATGATGGAGGCTATGGGTCAGTTTATACCAAAATCCAAAAAGATTCTGGAAATAAACCCTGAACACGTCCTCTTCGCGGAGATGAAAAAACTCCACGAAACTGACGCAAAGTCATCCGTAATAAAAGACTATGCGGACATCCTCTTTAATCTTGCGCTGATTGTGGAAGGTTCCGCGCCGGAGAACCCGTCGCTTTTTGCCGGAAAAACAGCAGAACTCATGATTAAAGGAATGAGATAATTTAAGCTTCACAGGGGGGCTTCAAGCCCCCTTTGCTTTATTTTCCCATTATTCAGCATATTTTTTGCTACAAATATTAAAATATTTTCTTTCGGCGCAAGGAAAGGAAAAAATGATCAGTGATATTTCTCAAAACAACCTCAGTGGAGTTCAGTCCCCTAACACAACCCAAAAAGCAGACAAAAGCAAGGCCGAGCAGGAATTTATCGACATCATTAAAAACCTGCAGGCCGAACAGCCGAAAAACGGCAGGCACGGCGAACTGGGCGTACCCTATACCATGCCTTCTTCCTCAAGTGAGAGTATTCAGGAACGTACAGCAAAACTTGAAAGTATTTTCTCCGACAGCATGAAGGCAATAATGGAGGAAAGGAGCATTTCTTCCGACCCGTCCTTTGAGCTGACCACAGGCACGGACGGGCACGTGTACGTGAAAGGGGATCATCCTCAGAAAGCTGAGATAGAGCAAATGTTTCAGGATAATCAGGAACTCGAAAACCTTTTCAGGGGAATTTCAGGCAACCACGCAATGATAGACGCCTTTGACAGGCACATGAAGTTCAGCGAGGAGTATGCGATAAATCAGGTCGCAGCAGTTATGAAATATGCAAGCCTGTTTGATAACACGGAAGAAAAGAGCGTAAGCATGCGCATGGATGAAAACGGAAATATAAGCTGGTCAGTGAAGGATATTTACAGTTTCTCCGCCTGATAGGCAGCCCAAAGCTTAGCCAGCACAGGCGGAACGGGTGAGAGCCTTCCATTCCTCAGGTCAACAAACGCTCCGGACTGAACAGCAGTGAAAACAGTTTTACCGTCTCCGTTTGTTATGACCGCCTGTATTTCCCAGCGCACTTTTTCAAGGGCAGTCATTCGGATTTCCGCTGTCAGCCTGTCACCGAAAAAAGAGGAGCGTTTATAATGGGCATGGGTCTTGTTTACCACAGGAGCCATGCCGTCCTTTGCCATCACATCAACCGGATAATGAGCCTTAAGCAGGGCAGTGCGCAGGTCATCCATCCAGCGGATATAGACAATGTTGCTCACCACGCCGCCGTAGTCTATGTCATAGCCCTGAATCTCTATCTCTTTTTTAAGGATGAAAGGGTTATTCATTTTCCGCTTCCGGCGTTTCCGCAGGATATTCCCTGTAATCGTGAGAATCATTCAGCAGAAGCGGATAGACCAGAAGGCACACCCATGCATCCGTAGCCGCATAGTTTTTCTGCTTATCCGTGAGGTCTCTGCGCGCCCAGTTGGTCTTCTGAGCTGATTTCACTATCTTCCGGCCAAGGTATCTGGCTGCCAGTGCGCGGGCCCCGAACTGGATTATCCCTTTTTCCGCAGCTATATCACCGAGATCAACAAAACCTTTTTCCTCAAACGGGGTAAGCTCCCTCAGCTTTTTTATATCGTCCCGGATGCCGACACCTATCTTCTTCACTGACGGATCAGAGAAGATTTTTACAAGCCCGTCAGGCAGTTCAGTGTCTTTAAGCTGAAACAGATAGGCCTTGTCAAGGGTGGAAAGCTGAACAAGAGAAACCGGATAGCTCACTCCGCGCCTGAAAGAGGGTCTGCTTTCTGTGTCAAATCCGAGTTCTTTATATCCGCCAAGTTCCCTGCATACTTCTTCAGCATGCTCAGGCTCTGTAACCGTAACAATTTCCCCGTCAAATCTTATTGCTTCCAGTGAAGCCACATACTCTTTGCTGAGTCTGTTTTGTGTAGATATTATAAGTGCTTCGTCCATTCTTATTTTATATCACTAAATAAGCATTGCGTAAACCTGTCGGTTAAGTTTGTTTAACAACTATTTTTTATTAACCTGAAACCCCCTCTAAACAAGGCGTAACAAAGACGTTTTCAGACAAGTGTTCATAAATGATTTAAAACAGGAATAAAACATTCTTAGCTTATTATTATTCACAGAACCCGTAATCTCCGTGAACATAATAAAACAGCCCGGAAGCAAAACAGAAAAACATGCTGTGTACTTACAAAAAGCCCCAATGAAGCAGGTTTAAGATAGCTTAACCAAACCGATAAATAATCTTAATTATGCCAATAATGATTATAATACTTATATAAAAGCACAATTATGAACTGAATAATCATTTCACTTTATTTTTTTTTGAGTCGTATTAATTTTTTTTATTGTCATTTCATAAATTTCGTTAATATTATTTGAAATATAAGATTCTGTTAAGATTGTACTTTCATTATCTTTATGTTAATATAAATGAGCATACATACTTAATTGTGAATTTTCTTTTGACAGGAGACTTCCACGATGCTTTTGAAACTTACTCTTACCGCAACTGAAGTACCGGTCATTTTCAGAAACAGAATAGCCGAAATCATTAAATCCGCCGCTGAAACAGGCTATGAATCGCTGGGGATGGGGATTACTGATAAAAGTTTTAAGTTTTTCACCTTTAATCTGGCCTTTTCCAGGGACAGATTCAGGAAGGAACCGATCGTTTTTGACAACAGTTTCGAGGTTCAGGACACTGTATTTCAGATACCTGAAAACAAATTTGTGACCCTTTACATAAGCAGCCCCTATGAGAAATTTCTTCAGGCTGTTCAGGAAGGATTTGAGAAAAAGAAGGATATTGACTTCTCCCGCGGCGGGCAGATCCTTGTAGGCGGCAAAAAGCTCACCTATATGCTTGAAAACTCAAAGCTTCTCAACAAACCTTTCGTTATCGAAGGTTCCGATGTCACGCTGCACACAC
This window encodes:
- the htpG gene encoding molecular chaperone HtpG, with amino-acid sequence MAQETVQFKAEVSRLLDLVVNSLYSHKEIFLRELVSNASDAIDKLRYLSLTDAGMLEGDGNFRIKLICDPENNTLTVSDNGIGMTKEEAVQALGTIAHSGTKEFLNRLKSEDVKNNPELIGQFGVGFYAAFMVADKVTVITRRAGEKDAVKWESAADGTFTVEPAEKSSRGTDIILHLKEDAKEYQDEYRIRSIIKKYSDYIEYPVVMDVTEEEEKDGKTETTVKEETLNSMKAIWLKDKSEVTEEEYAEFYKHISHDFTNPLKTIHYRAEGTAEFTVLLYIPAKAPFDILYKDFKFGPALYVKKVQIMEHCEQLLPLYLRFVKGLADSSDLPLNVSREILQNNKMIDVIRKNITKKVLDTLKEMKANETDSYAVFYREFGKILKEGLHYEFTKKEEIGSLLMFRSSRTEEGKFTDLESYLADMKPDQEEIYYITGGNIAELKKSPYLESFTEKGIEVLFMTDEVDEIVIPSLGEYKGKKLRSVVKGDINLDDKAKTEEQKKQLGGLLDSIKDALKEKVKDVRLSGRLKNTVCCLVGDDNDIDPHMARMMEAMGQFIPKSKKILEINPEHVLFAEMKKLHETDAKSSVIKDYADILFNLALIVEGSAPENPSLFAGKTAELMIKGMR
- a CDS encoding acyl-CoA thioesterase, whose product is MNNPFILKKEIEIQGYDIDYGGVVSNIVYIRWMDDLRTALLKAHYPVDVMAKDGMAPVVNKTHAHYKRSSFFGDRLTAEIRMTALEKVRWEIQAVITNGDGKTVFTAVQSGAFVDLRNGRLSPVPPVLAKLWAAYQAEKL
- a CDS encoding serine hydrolase domain-containing protein, translated to MNINSFGSGCCSLPLKVLIVFFLFAASAFADQQLDRLGEAAVKDGLTEGAVILVRQNGRVLHSGAYGTAAEGSVFDLASLTKVYAATLAVMRLTDLGLIDPSDKVGRFFPQFREGEKAGVTVEHLLRHRAGLPAWEPLYCAEKPKDYLLNMPLQYPPGSERIYSDLGFMILGMIAEQVSGMSLDEFVNEQFYKPMGLKTAGFKPADVSGVMPTLYGGFEAAMIKDGACRKRFREEVLKGAVNDGNARMVFGGAAGHAGLFSSAEDLAALTEMITDGKHIKPETVRRFMLKDEAGQGMGFAMTVQSLHAEGITNGTFGHLGFTGTSAVSVPEKGLSVIILTNRQMKGLDKKGRYPDLREFRKAVFGESVRLADKSVLK
- the cas6 gene encoding CRISPR-associated endoribonuclease Cas6, with the translated sequence MLLKLTLTATEVPVIFRNRIAEIIKSAAETGYESLGMGITDKSFKFFTFNLAFSRDRFRKEPIVFDNSFEVQDTVFQIPENKFVTLYISSPYEKFLQAVQEGFEKKKDIDFSRGGQILVGGKKLTYMLENSKLLNKPFVIEGSDVTLHTHSPVLLEALNSKKPIIPPVEDGYCELEVSEKEYSDRLAEISSMRIFGMTGKYPQEPIVFKSVKLRKTVIKHTLDKFREKTGKSLMMLTGITGTFRLSGHPDDLSLLVESGIGIRTTQGFGMAGPSKL
- a CDS encoding 3'-5' exonuclease translates to MDEALIISTQNRLSKEYVASLEAIRFDGEIVTVTEPEHAEEVCRELGGYKELGFDTESRPSFRRGVSYPVSLVQLSTLDKAYLFQLKDTELPDGLVKIFSDPSVKKIGVGIRDDIKKLRELTPFEEKGFVDLGDIAAEKGIIQFGARALAARYLGRKIVKSAQKTNWARRDLTDKQKNYAATDAWVCLLVYPLLLNDSHDYREYPAETPEAENE